TATTGCTGATGGCTTTATTGGAATGTTCCAGGCGGGTGCAGAAGTATTCATGGGTTATATGACGGGGATTATACCATTGTTAGTCACATTAATCACAGCAGTTAATGCGGTAACAAAAATGATTGGGGAAGAGAAAATAAATCGGTTCCTGCAAAGGATTACGAAGTATGCTTTATTGCGCTACACCATTGTTCCGCTTATCGCTGTTTTCTTCTTCACAAATCCAATGTGTTATACAGTTGGACGTTTCATGCCAGAAAAATATAAACCAGCATTCTATGATTCTGCGGTATCATTCGTGCATCCAATTACCGGCCTTTTCCCACATGCAAACTCCGCCGAACTATTTATCTGGCTTGGAGTAGCAACAGGATATGCAACGGCAGGAGGCAGTCAGGCGCAATTAGGGCTTATGTTTTTACTAACTGGTTTACTTGTTATTTTAATGAGAGGTCTTGTAACTGAACGAATCAGTGCTTATATGTTTAAAAAACAAGGTTATGAGCGGATCCTTAACGAGAAATAAAGTAGAAACGCAGAGGGGGAAATCTTATGGCAAACCATAAGACGGTAATAGTGTCCAAAGGAAAAAATGGCTGGGGTGGACCATTAGAATTAACACCGACCGATGAAAAAAAATATGTCATCAGTGTTACTGGAGGAGGGATCCATCCGGTTGCAAGAGAGATTGCAAGAGTTGCAGGTGCTGAGGTAGTTGACTCATTTAAAAATCCAGTGGCCAAAGAGCAAACATTGGTGGCAGTTATTGATTGTGGTGGGACAGCACGGTGTGGGACGTATCCAAGGCTAAGAATACCTACTGTTAACGTTAAAGTAATGAGTCCATCTGGACCACTTGCAAAATTTATGACGGAGGATATTTTTGCCTCTGGTGTAACTGTAGGTGATGTTAAGCTTCTAGATAGTGAAACTACCATTGCTGCAGCAATAAAAACAGAAGCGGATGAAGCCGAAACAAAAAATGTCGAAAAAATTAAAGAATCTGCAGCAGCTGCAGCTGAACCAGCAGAAGATAACAGTGCAAACAATGAAAATGAGAAAAATAAAGGTGTCATGGGGATAATCGACAAGATAGCCAAGGGTGCAGGGAGCTTTATGAATATTATGTACCAGGCAGGTCGTGATACCATCGATACAATCATTAAAAACATAATCCCATTTATGGCGTTCGTTGCGACTTTAATCGGGATTATCAACTATACAGGTATTGGAGAATTATTAGCAAATGTATTTGTGCCACTTTCTAATAATATTGGTGGACTAATTATCTTAGGTGTTATCACGGCTCTCCCATTCCTGTCACCACTGCTTGCGCCAGGGGCTGTTATTGGTGCGATTATCGGTACATTAGTTGGGAATGAAATTGCAAACGGTAACATTGATATGAGTATTGCTCTTCCTGCATTATTTGCAATTAATGCGCAGGTTGGTACAGACTTTATTCCGGTTGGATTAACGTTAGGTGAAGCAAAGCCTGAAACAATCAGTGTTGGAGCACCAGCGATTCTTTTCTCCAGAGTAATTACTGGACCACTCGCAGTTGTAATTGCTTACTTTATGTCGTTTGCATTATAGAAAAGTAATGAAAGGAGAAATAAAATGCTGCCAGACTCATTCCGATTTGGAGTTCTTCTAGAATCAGGAAAAGCGGAAGTAAGAGAAGGAAGGCTGTCTGATTTAAAGGACGATGAAGTGCTGATTAAACAGGAAGCATGTAATATTTGTACAACCGATTATCAACAGTGGCAAGGAAAGCGTGAACATCAAGGATACCCCATGGCTGGTGGTCATGAATGCTCAGGGATAATTATTGCTAAGGGAGAAAAAGTAAGCAGCTCTTTAGAGATTGGAGAGCGTGTCAGTGTGTTATATGACTACTGCGGGGATTGTGAAAAATGTAAGAAAGGTGATATCACTTCCTGCCAAAACATAAAACAATTTGGGAAAAACTATTCTGATCAATACTTTGGTGTTTTTGGGTTTGCAAATTATTTTATTCGAAAATCAAAAAGCGTTGTGAAAGTCAGTGATGATTTATCTGCATCTGAGGCAGGATTTGTTGAACCATTGTCCTCGGTATTAAAAGGAATACGCAAACTCCGGATCAACTCCGGATTTGATACTGTCGTAGTTATTGGTGGCGGTACAATGGGGCTGCTTAACGCAGCAGCTGCTCAAGCAATGGGGGCAAAGGTTATTGTATCTGAACGTAATCCAAAAAAAGTAGAGAAAATTAAACAAATGGACTTGGAATTAATCGATGCTGGTAAAACAGATCCCGTGGAGGAAGTAAGAAAAAGAACAAATGGCAGTGGTGCAGATATCGTGATTGTTGCAGTCGGCACTTCTTCTGCAAATGAACAAGCTTTGAATATGATCAAAGATGATGAAGGGAAGGTTCTTTTGTTTGCAGCGGGTTATCCAGCACCGGAATTAAATGTAGATTCCAATGAAATTCATTATAAGCAATGTGAGCTTATTGGTACGTATGGATCAAGTCTCGAGGATTTCAATAATGCAGCTAAAATGCTAAGTGAACGCCGAATTGATGTAAGTCCTTTAATAGAAGAAGAGGTTCCATTATCCAGAATTCAAGAGGCCTATGAAAAAGCAAGTACAAGTGGGAATTATCGTATTTCTGTTTTGCTGCATGCATAACCAAAAAGATAATCGGAGGGTGAAAAAATGAAGTGTTTAGCAATAGCCGATTTATTTATAGATAAACAAATGATGGAAGACGGTCTTATTAGTTTAAAAGAGTTAGGTATTGATATTACCGTCAAAGAATGGAAGCATAAAGATTTGGAAGCATTGCAAAAGGATAATATTAAATTAGAATATGAAGGCAGTGAAGCAATTGCACTTCCGGCTGAACTTACAGAAGGGTTAGGAGATTATGATATTATCATAACTCAGTTTGCACCAATTGGAAAAGCAGTCATTGATCAAAGCAAAAACTTAAAAGTATTAGGTGTCCTTCGGGCGGGCATTGAAAATGTGAATAGGGAATATGCTGAATCAAAAGGCATTACGGTTTTGAATACACCAGGGCGCAGCACTACAAGTGTATCCGAGTTTGCTGTAGGTATGATTCTAAGTGAAATCCGTAATATTGCTAGAGCTAACTATAAATTAAGGAACGGTGTATGGGAAAAGTATTATCCAAATGGTGTGCTTGCCCCTGAACTAAAAGAATCAACAGTCGGTTTGATTGGATATGGTGCAATCGGTCGTCGAGTTGCCGAATTACTTCGCCCTTTTGGCAGTAAAATTCTATTCTTTGATGAATATTATCAAGGTGATACCCCAGATACACAAGTTGAAACACTGGAAGAATTAGTAAAGAAAGCGGACATCCTTTCGATGCACTATCGTTTAACCGAAAAAACGAAGAATATGATTAACAAAAAACATTTTAGCATCATGAAAAATAATGCGGTGTTTATTAATACGGCACGTTCTGGATTAGTTAATGAACAGGATTTAGCGGAAGCTTTACGCGAGAAAAAGATTGCTGGCGCTGCCGTAGACGTTTATAATGTTGAACCATTGCCAAGCGAACATCCATACAACAGCTTGGATAACATTACGATTACACCACATATCGCAGGCTCAACAATAGGTAACTTTGCTAATTCACCAATGATATTAAGTGAACATATTATCGAAGTTTTAGGATTGAAAGTTCATTAATCCAAAACAATGGATGAAATGTAAAGTTTTTCATCCATTGAGCTTCATTCCCAGTTAATTCTATCAAATAAATAACATCATTCAGAGCGGGAGGAAAATAGATGGATCCTTTAGCATTTTTAATGTTGTTAGTCGTTGTTCTTATTATTCAAGCATTTACGGGAATTTTACACGTGAAATATTATCAGAAAAAGGTAAAGAAAATTACCCAGCAATATAGTGAAGGCTATCTTGGTGTAGGGATGACGAAAAAAATGTTCCGTGTTGGAAAGGTAGCTATTGTCGTTACAGATAAAAAAGGAACCATTCAGGAATGTAATATTTTGTCAGGACTAACAGTTCTTTCGAGATTTGCAAAGTATAAAGAGTATATTGGCGAAAATATAAAGGTCATTGATTGGGAAAAGAAAAAGCATAAGTTAGTCGTCCAAGATGCTGTTAAACGGGTAGAAGAGCAAATGAAGCGAGAAGCAAAGGCAAGTTAAGGCAATTATTAACAAATAAATCACAAATGGTTTATAGTAAGTGTTAAAATTAGAAATTTTTGTAAAAAACATGTAAACTGGATTTTAGTAAAAGGAGTAATTTGAGTAACGCTCTCAGCTAAATAAATATAGAGCGATTTTGTTTTGCCGAATTACGCTTGAAAGTAATTAAAATAGTAAACTAAATAATTTTTAATGAGAACAGGGTGTAAGAAAATGTCCTATCTAGACGATCGGAGATTAATGATTAAGATTGCTAATTTATATTATGAAGCTGGTGAAACGCAGTCAACGATTGCCAAAAAAATTGGGGTAAGTAGATCATTAATATCAAAGTACTTATCAAAATCAAAGGAGTTAGGTATTGTTGAAATTATTATTCATGATGAGGATTATAGTACCGTATCAAGTTTAGAGACAAAGCTGGAAAATAGATACGGATTACGCGAGGCAATTTGTGTGCCTGATACGGAGCAAAGCAATACTAAAATGCAACTTGGAGCGGCAGCAAGCAAATACTTGTTAAGAATGATTAATGATAATCAGGTTATTGGGGTATCATCGGGTACAACCCTCTATGAAATTGCCGCGGCAATTTCATCCAATCTGCATTTCCCAAATGTTTGCTTTGTTCCTATAGTTGGGGGAATGGGAGATGAACGTGTAGATATACATGCAAACCATATTGTTGCAAAGCTTGCAGAGGCATTAAAAGCAACTTACCACCTTTTACATGCTCCGGTTGTCGTTGATTCTAAAGAGACAAGAGAAATGATGCTGAAACAGCCATCTATAAGGAATACCTTGGAATTGGGAAGCAGGGCGGATATCGCGATTGTAGGAATAGGCGGAACACCAGAACACTCGACAATGGTCCGTTCCTATATTAATTCTGGTATAACAGATGATCTAAACTTTGCGGAAATTACTGGTGATATTTGCTATAACTTTATTGATGAGAATGGAGAAGCTGTAAATAATTCCTGGAATGAAAAGACGATTACGCTTGAACTGAATAAGTTAAAGCAAATCCCTTTAGTTGTTGGAGTAGCTGCGGGAAATGAAAAAGTGAATGCTATTAAGGCGGCATTAAAAAAAGATTTAATTGATGTATTAATAACCGATGAAAAAACTGCTAAATTACTATTAGAAGGTTAGTATGATGAAGATGCTAACCTCTTTCGTATGCCATTCACGCACTTATTAAGAGATAAAGTTTTATACATTCTGCATCATAAGGTTATTTTTATAAATCTGTTAGTAAGGCTTGCTTTATATGCACGCGTTTTCAGTTCACCTCTATTTCAAACATTGACAAAATTGACAGCGTTTCATCTGTTTTATATGATAATGTACAAACGTAATATGATAGAACAAATATAATTTTTTCAAAGAAAAGAGCGGTTGTATGTTAGATTGGGAAGAACGACGTTTAATGGTGAAAATAGCTAAGTTATATTATTTTGAAGGTTGGACACAGGCCCAAATCGCAAAAAAACATAATGTTTCCAGACCTGTTATTTCAAAGCTGTTAAATGCGGCGAAAAAAGAAGGGATTGTGGAAATCTATATTAAAGACGAGACAATTCATACGATTGATTTAGAACAGCAGCTAGAGAAAAAGTTTGGACTGAAAGAAGTTATTGTTGTTTCTACTGCGGGTTTTACACAGGAGATGGCTAAACGGCAGCTTGGAAAAACGGGAGCATCCTATATTAGTAAAAATCTAAAAGATGTTAAGGGCATAGGCATTTCTTGGGGAAGCACACTTCTATCTTTAGTTGAGGAATATCCATATGAGCGAAATAACAATATTCGCATCGTACCAATTATTGGTGGAATGGGTAATAATTATGTTCATTTCCACTCCAATCAGCTTGCATTTAATCTAGCACAAAAAATGAATGCATCCTGTATGTATCTTTATGCCCCAGCAATGGTGGAAAGTGATAATTTAAAAGAAATGCTTGTGCATACAAAAGATATCGCTGCGGTTTTAGAAGAAGGACGCAGCGTTGACATGGCTGTAGTCGGGATAGGAAATCCATTTAAAGATTCAACTTTGGAATTGATGGGCTATTTAAAGGAAAGTGACCTAGCTTCCTTAAAAAAGGCAGGAGCAGTAGGCAATATCGGATCTTGCTTTTTTAATGAAGTTGGAATGGAAATAGATCACCCCTTAAATGATCGTTTTATCGGTTTAAATATTGAAGAAATAAAGGAGATACCTGAAGTAATTGGAATTGTTGAAGGTTCACATAAACTGGAAAGTATAGAAGCAGCACTTATTGGTGGATGTTTAAATGTACTTATAACAGATGATCGTACCGCTCAAGCATTAGTAGATAATTAAGATTAAAATACATCCCTTCCTGTTAAGGGGTGTATTTTTATATTTTTGCGATTCTTAAACGAAAATATAACAATTGTTCCAATCAGTTACGAATATTAATTGTGGTGCTATACAAATAAGAGACAATGAATTGTGATGAAAGCGAATTCAAAAATAATATAATTGGTGATAAGATAGAATTATAAAGTAATGGTAAACCCTGATAATACAGTGATATCAATTAAATATGTAAAAAAATGTAAGCGATATCAAACGGGGAGTGTTTTGAAGAAGATTTTTTCCTTACATAATAAATCATTGCGAACAAATGGAAATTCCGCATTTAAGGAGGTATCGATGAAAATACAAGAAAAGCATTAAGTAATCAATATAAAGATTGGTAAGTAAGTAAATACTAAAGGGGGCAATAACATGCAAGGATTTGTGGATTTTATACAAGGTTTCTTAGATTTAGGTGCAACAGTAATTCTTCCAGTAGCAATCTTCTTACTTGGATTATTCTTTGGACAAAAGCCTGGAAAAGCATTTCGTTCCGGTTTAACTATTGGAGTTGCTTTTGTAGGGATATTCTTAGTTATTGATTTGCTTGTTTTAAATTTAGGTCCTGCAGCACAGGGAATGGTAGAGCGATTAGGAGTTAACTTAAATGTTATTGATATTGGTTGGCCGGCGGCTTCATCCATTGCTTGGGCATCACCGCTTTCAGCATTTATCATTCCTTTAGGATTGGCTGTAAACGTTGTAATGCTGGTTACAAAAACAACCAAAACAATGAATGTGGATATTTGGAATTTCTGGCACTATGCATTTATGGCAGCAATGGTTTACGCATTAACGGGAAATATTTGGATAAGCCTTGCCGCTGCGATTATCTTCCAAGTTATCACCCTAGTGATGGCAGACCGTTTAGCGCCAATGGTTGCTGATTATTATGAAATGCCAGGTGTGTCACTGACTACTGCAACAACCCTTTCTTATGTGCCAATTGGTATTCCGATTGTAAAATTGCTTCAAAAGATTCCTGGATTAAAAGATTGGGATGCAGATCCAGATTCAATTCAGAAAAGATTTGGCATTTTAGGAGAATCTATTTTTATTGGACTTGTTCTCGGAGCAGGGATTGGTGCATTAGCTGGATATAGTGTAGGTGAGATTATTGAAATTGGTATGTCCATGGCTGCAGTAATGGTTTTGATGCCGCGAATGGTAAAAATTTTAATGGAAGGGTTAATGCCGGTATCGGAATCAGCACGGGAATGGTTAAATAAGAGATTTGGAGATAGAGAGATTTATATTGGACTGGATGCAGCTGTAGCTTTAGGTAATCCCGCTGTTATTTCGACAGCATTGATTCTTGTTCCGATAACTGTTGTATTAGCAGTAATCTTACCTGGCAATGCATTACTTCCATTTGGAGACTTGGCAACGATTCCGTTTATTGTAGCATTTATCGTAGGAGCTGCACGCGGAAATATTGTCCATTCCGTCATTGCAGGAACAATTGTAATTGCAATGTCACTATACATGGCGACAGACTTAGCGGCAATGTATACTGATATGGCGGTAAAAGCGGAGTTTAATATGCCTGAGGGAGCTACGATGGTTTCGAGTATTGACCAAGCAGGTAACTTAATCCATTATGTCATTTATAAAATTATTGAACTCTTCCATTAAATAAATGCTAAAGATTTCAAGGAGCATTATTCTATACAGGAAATAAACAATACCCCCTCTCTGCTATTTTTTTGGAGGGGTGTATTTTTGATTTAATAAGGAACATATGTCATATATATCTTGACAAAACAAGTTTCACAATGTATATTTTATACAAATGTAACTATTAGGAACAAATGTAAAGGGGGTTGAAGATGATTCAATTTGATTTACAGAATAAAGTCGTATTTGTTTTTGATGGCGATTGTGAAATAGGAAAAGAAATTATTCATTTATATGCAAAAGTAGGTGCAAAGGTATTGTTTTTAAGCAGAACGCACTCTGTAGATAAATGTATATTTGTTTTGAAATATAAAGATGAATCTGCTAGTGAAGAGATAGGTCCATTGAATCTTGGAAACAGTTCATTTCTTAAAGAATTACATCAAATTGATATTGCTATTAATAATTTGGAAACGGATACAGGTAAGGGAATTATAGATATTACTCCTGAGGAATGGGAGAATATCATGTTCATTAATTTGGATGCACCTTTTCAGTTAATAAAAATGATAACTCCATTGATGGAAAAGCGAAACGATGGAGTGATCATTAATGTATCATCAACGAGTGCGATAGATGGCGGAAATGGTGACATTGCCTATGCTGCTAGTAAGAGTGCACTGGAATCTATGAATAAGGCCCTATCCAGAGAATTAGCGTCAAGTAACATAAGAGTCAATGCTGTAAGTGTTGGGAAATATGACACAAGTGATTCTATTCCATTGGGTCGCAAAGTAACAGCAAGCGAAATTGCCAATACCATATTTATGCTGACAACACCGATGGCGAGCTATATTAATGGGCAAACGATTCTATTAGATGGTGGAAAAACACTAGCTTAAAAACGGCTATTAAAATGGAGTGAAAATATGGAGCAGAAAAAAACAATCTTGGTTATTGGCGGAGCGGCGGGAATTGGAAAAGATTATGTGGAAAATAGAGCGGCCAGGGGAGATTCTGTAATAGTTACAGATCTGAACAAAGAGGCTGGGGAAGCATTCGTTAATGAATTGGCTTTAGAAGGTAAAGAAGCAGCTTTTTTTCAGCATGATGTAACCGATTGGGAGAATACGAAGGAAATAATAAATAAGGTAATCAAACAGTTTGGAAGAATAGATACGCTTGTACATTCTGCTGGCATTACGGTGTCTAAATCTTTTGAAGAATTGACCTTCCCAACTTGGAAAAAAACATTTTCCGTAAATTTAACAGGATTATTCTACGCTGTAAAAGCTGTAATCCCCGAGATGCTCCATCATAAAGGCGGTAATATCATTATTATCGGATCAGGATCAGCTATTACTGGAACTGGCGGCGGTGTTCATTATGCAGCATCAAAGGGTGGAGCGTTTGGCTTAATGAGGGCTATTGCCAGCAAGTACAGTCACTTAGGAATAAAAATTAATCTTGTTGCACCTAGGGTAATTCAAACCGAAATGCTTGATCGGCTATACCCGACAGAAGAGAGTTTGGAGAAATTAGTACAGAAAATACCCGTAAGAAAAATTGGAACGTTGTCTGATACAACGAATGCGATAAATTTCCTGGCTTCTAAAGAGTCCGATTATATACAGGGACAGGTGCTGCTGGTTGATGGCGGAAGAACATATTTATCATAAAAACAAAGGGAGAGTGAACAAAATGGAACAAACTAAAACATTAAAACTCGTTCCAGAACTATCAGATGAAAAACTAAAAGAGCTTTACAAGCAAATGTGGTTAATCCGTTACTTTGATGAACAAGTCGATCAGTTCTTCGCAAAAGGAATGATTCACGGAACAACTCACTTGGCTGTTGGGCAGGAAGCAACTGCAGCAGGTGCCTGTGCATTGCTTTCCGATGAGGATAAAATTACAAGTACACACAGAGGACATGGTCATAGTATCGCAAAAGGCGGCCGTGTCGATAAAATGATGGCAGAATTATTTGGCAGAACGACAGGATATTGTAAAGGAAAGGGCGGATCCATGCATATTGCCGATTTGGATAAAGGCAACCTTGGTGCAATGGGGATTGTCGGTGGCGGTATACCGCTTGCTGTTGGTTCGGCGCTCACTGCACAAATGAAGAAGCTCGACTATGTAACGGTTTGTTTCTTTGGTGATGGTGCATCGAATGAAGGAAGCTTTCACGAAGCAGTCAATATGGCTTCGATTTGGGATTTGCCGGTCGTATTTTTCTGTGAAAATAACCAGTACGGAATGTCAGGTAATGTAAGTGAAATGACAAATGTGGAGCATATTGCAGATCGTGCTGCTGCATATGGTATTCCAGGAGTTGTTGTTGATGGAAACGATATCATCGAAGTAATCAATGCTACTTATGAAGCGACAGAGCGTGCTCGTCGTGGTGAAGGGCCAACATTAATAGAAGCAAAAACATATCGCTGGAAGGGCCATTCGAAAAGTGATGCGAAAAAATACCGTACACGTGAAGAAGAAAAGGATTGGAGAGATAATCGGGATCCGATCAAACGATTCAAGGAAGACTTGCTGGAAGCAGAAATTGCAACGGAAGATGAATTAGAAACAATGAAAAAAGCTGCTAAGCAAGAGATGGATGATGCGATTGAATTTGCTCAGAATAGTCCAATGCCGTCACTGGATGAATTATTAACGGATGTATATGCATAGGAGGGGATTGTAATGAGAGAGATAACTTATTTAGAAGCTGTCAGAGAAGCGATGAGTATCGAAATGCGTAAAAACGAAGACGTATTTTTAATGGGTGAGGATATTGGAGTATATGGTGGTGCATTTGGTGTATCACGAGGGATGATTGAAGAATTTGGCCCAGAGCGTATCCGTAACACACCGATTAGTGAAGCGGGAATTGCAGGTGCGGCAGTCGGATCTGCATTAACAGGAATGCGCCCGATAATGGAATTGCAGTTCTCCGATTTTATCACAATTGCGCTGGATCAAATTGTGAACCAAGCTGCCAAATTACGTTATATGTATGGTGGAAAAGGCAAAGTTCCGATGGTTGTCAGAACTCCAAGTGGTTCTGGTACTGGAGCTGCAGCACAGCATTCACAAAGCTTAGAAGCTTGGGTTACGCATATTCCAGGATTAAAGGTGGTGCAGCCGTCAACTGCATATGATGCGAAAGGCTTGCTGAAAGCTGCGATTGATGATGATAACCCGGTCATTTTCTACGAGCATAAATTATTATACAAAACAAATTCGGAAGTGCCGGAAGAGGAATACAGCATTCCATTAGGCGAGGCGGATGTGAAACGTGAAGGAACAGACATTACAATTGTTGCTACTGCGATTATGGTTCATAAAGCACTGGAAGCGGCAGCAGAGCTGGAGAAGGAAGGAATCAGTGTCGAAGTTGTTGATCCGCGTACTCTTGTTCCATTAGATACAGAAACGATTATCGAATCAGTTGCAAAAACAGGGCATCTCGTTGTCGTGCATGAAGCGGTAAAACGCGGGGGATTTGGCGGAGAAATTGCCAGTATGATTGCTGAAAGCGAAGCATTTGATTATTTGGATGCACCAATCAAGCGATTAGGCGGGGTAGAAACACCAATTCCATACAATCCTGAATTAGAAAAAGCAGCCATTCCGCAGGTGCCGGATATTGTGAATGCTGTAAAAGAAACATTGACGAAAAAAGCTGTAGCCAAGTAAGGGGGAACGGGCCATGTTAAAAGAAGTATTTATGCCGAAGTTAAGCAGTACGATGGAAGTTGGTACCTTGCTTGAATGGTTTAAAGAAGAGGGAGAGTCCGTTGAAGTAGGAGAACCTTTATTTGAAATCATGACGGACAAAATTAATATAGAAGTAGAGTCCTATGAAGAAGGAATTTTGCTGAAAAAATATTATGATGTGGAAGATGAAGTTCCAGTAAATGAAATTGTCGCATTCATCGGAGAAGCAAATGATAAGGCACCAGATACTCCACCGGCAGCTGGGAATGAGGAACAAACGGAAAAAGAGGCTGCACCAGAAGACGCAGTTTCACAAAAGGAAGCTGCAACTAGTGGAGCATCAACCAGTAAAGTACGTGCAACCCCAGCAGCAAGAAGGGCAGCTCGAGAGAATAATCTGTCCATTGAAAATATCCAAGGAACAGGACCGAATGGTCGCATCCATGAACAGGATGTTGTAGATGCGCTTAACAAAGAATCTAGTAAACTCGTAACACCTTTAGCAGCGAAAATTGCAGCGGACCAAGGCATTGATACTGATTCTGTTCAGGGAACAGGGGCACGAGGAAAAGTGGTTAAACAGGATGTGTTAGGTCAGCAAAATACCTCAGCTCAAGAAACAGGAGAGCTGGAACGAATCAAGCTAAAAGGTCTTCGTAAAGCTGTGGCAGATAAGATGCTGCAAAGTGCACGTTCTATTCCGCATGTAACGTTAACAACAGATGTTGATATGTCAAAAGCCATCGAGGTACGTAAGGCATTACTGCCAACAATCGAAGCGCAAACTGGCTACCGTGTATCCTATACAGAAATTATTATGAAAGCTACTGCAAGTGTGCTGAAAAATCATCCGAAGGTGAATGCATCCCTTATTGATAATGAAATTGTTATGAATCAAGCAATTAATTTAGGGCTGGCAGTTGCCGTTGAAGATGGATTGATTGTTCCTTCTGTACCAAACGTAGACAAAGCAGGCTTGGCAGAACTAACAACGGTTAGTAAAGAGCTTGGTGCAAAAGCGAGAAATAATAGGCTAACACCAGATGAAATGCGGGGAAGCACATTTACAATCAGTAACTTAGGAATGTATGCAATTGATGGCTTTACACCGATTATAAATGCACCAGAAACGGCAATTTTAGGTGTTGGCAGAATCGTTGAGAAACCAGTAGTTATCGATCATGTTGTTGAAGTGCGGCCAATGATGGTATTAAGTCTTTCATTTGATCATCGGGCAATTGATGGTGCACCTGCTGCAGCCTTCTTAACAGAGCTAAAAGAACGTTTAGAAAATCCATGGACATTATTGGTGTAGGAGGCGGTTAGCAATGCAAAAGTTTGATATAGCAATCGTTGGTGGTGGACCAGGCGGATATGTGGCAGCCGTTCGTGCAGCAAAAGAAGGACTGACTGTAGCATTAATTGAG
This region of Oceanobacillus sp. FSL K6-2867 genomic DNA includes:
- a CDS encoding PTS galactitol transporter subunit IIC; translation: MQGFVDFIQGFLDLGATVILPVAIFLLGLFFGQKPGKAFRSGLTIGVAFVGIFLVIDLLVLNLGPAAQGMVERLGVNLNVIDIGWPAASSIAWASPLSAFIIPLGLAVNVVMLVTKTTKTMNVDIWNFWHYAFMAAMVYALTGNIWISLAAAIIFQVITLVMADRLAPMVADYYEMPGVSLTTATTLSYVPIGIPIVKLLQKIPGLKDWDADPDSIQKRFGILGESIFIGLVLGAGIGALAGYSVGEIIEIGMSMAAVMVLMPRMVKILMEGLMPVSESAREWLNKRFGDREIYIGLDAAVALGNPAVISTALILVPITVVLAVILPGNALLPFGDLATIPFIVAFIVGAARGNIVHSVIAGTIVIAMSLYMATDLAAMYTDMAVKAEFNMPEGATMVSSIDQAGNLIHYVIYKIIELFH
- a CDS encoding SDR family oxidoreductase — protein: MIQFDLQNKVVFVFDGDCEIGKEIIHLYAKVGAKVLFLSRTHSVDKCIFVLKYKDESASEEIGPLNLGNSSFLKELHQIDIAINNLETDTGKGIIDITPEEWENIMFINLDAPFQLIKMITPLMEKRNDGVIINVSSTSAIDGGNGDIAYAASKSALESMNKALSRELASSNIRVNAVSVGKYDTSDSIPLGRKVTASEIANTIFMLTTPMASYINGQTILLDGGKTLA
- a CDS encoding SDR family NAD(P)-dependent oxidoreductase codes for the protein MEQKKTILVIGGAAGIGKDYVENRAARGDSVIVTDLNKEAGEAFVNELALEGKEAAFFQHDVTDWENTKEIINKVIKQFGRIDTLVHSAGITVSKSFEELTFPTWKKTFSVNLTGLFYAVKAVIPEMLHHKGGNIIIIGSGSAITGTGGGVHYAASKGGAFGLMRAIASKYSHLGIKINLVAPRVIQTEMLDRLYPTEESLEKLVQKIPVRKIGTLSDTTNAINFLASKESDYIQGQVLLVDGGRTYLS
- a CDS encoding alpha-ketoacid dehydrogenase subunit beta, whose translation is MREITYLEAVREAMSIEMRKNEDVFLMGEDIGVYGGAFGVSRGMIEEFGPERIRNTPISEAGIAGAAVGSALTGMRPIMELQFSDFITIALDQIVNQAAKLRYMYGGKGKVPMVVRTPSGSGTGAAAQHSQSLEAWVTHIPGLKVVQPSTAYDAKGLLKAAIDDDNPVIFYEHKLLYKTNSEVPEEEYSIPLGEADVKREGTDITIVATAIMVHKALEAAAELEKEGISVEVVDPRTLVPLDTETIIESVAKTGHLVVVHEAVKRGGFGGEIASMIAESEAFDYLDAPIKRLGGVETPIPYNPELEKAAIPQVPDIVNAVKETLTKKAVAK
- a CDS encoding 2-oxo acid dehydrogenase subunit E2, whose translation is MLKEVFMPKLSSTMEVGTLLEWFKEEGESVEVGEPLFEIMTDKINIEVESYEEGILLKKYYDVEDEVPVNEIVAFIGEANDKAPDTPPAAGNEEQTEKEAAPEDAVSQKEAATSGASTSKVRATPAARRAARENNLSIENIQGTGPNGRIHEQDVVDALNKESSKLVTPLAAKIAADQGIDTDSVQGTGARGKVVKQDVLGQQNTSAQETGELERIKLKGLRKAVADKMLQSARSIPHVTLTTDVDMSKAIEVRKALLPTIEAQTGYRVSYTEIIMKATASVLKNHPKVNASLIDNEIVMNQAINLGLAVAVEDGLIVPSVPNVDKAGLAELTTVSKELGAKARNNRLTPDEMRGSTFTISNLGMYAIDGFTPIINAPETAILGVGRIVEKPVVIDHVVEVRPMMVLSLSFDHRAIDGAPAAAFLTELKERLENPWTLLV
- a CDS encoding thiamine pyrophosphate-dependent dehydrogenase E1 component subunit alpha — protein: MEQTKTLKLVPELSDEKLKELYKQMWLIRYFDEQVDQFFAKGMIHGTTHLAVGQEATAAGACALLSDEDKITSTHRGHGHSIAKGGRVDKMMAELFGRTTGYCKGKGGSMHIADLDKGNLGAMGIVGGGIPLAVGSALTAQMKKLDYVTVCFFGDGASNEGSFHEAVNMASIWDLPVVFFCENNQYGMSGNVSEMTNVEHIADRAAAYGIPGVVVDGNDIIEVINATYEATERARRGEGPTLIEAKTYRWKGHSKSDAKKYRTREEEKDWRDNRDPIKRFKEDLLEAEIATEDELETMKKAAKQEMDDAIEFAQNSPMPSLDELLTDVYA